The Pantoea sp. Aalb genomic interval ATTTACATTTTAATAAACTTAAAATTAATTCGAGAAATAATAACATTAGAATAATTTTAATCCCGAATTAGAATCTTTACTTGATTATTTCTATAACTTAGTTTAAATTTTAATAGCAGTATATTACAAACTAATAATTTTAAATTTATTAACAGGTATTACAAAGGTACTTTTATTATAGTACATAAATTTCAAATTTATATAGTATGTATATTACAATAGTTAATATATAGTTTATAACTAACTCTACTGTAACTATATCTAAAATTACTATTGCTGTATCTTTAATATTGATAGTTATCTATATAAGACTTTTGTCTTTTAGTTAAAACATTAAGAATTTATACTGTTTCGTCTATTAAAGATTTAATGCTAATTATTTTTATGTTTTAAATTTTTGATTATTATCTATTTTAAAATATGCATTTAATCATTTAATCATTTAATCATTTAATCAGTGATACTTTAATTAAGTTAAATAACTATATTTTTATCTATATTAAATTTACTATCTAACAATAAAATTGTTGATAAGAAAAATATAATACCTTCGAATTACTATTCGATAATAATTTATAATTACTAGTCAACGAATTAGTTCTATTAATAAGTTTTCTATAATAATTAGAACTTTTTTTAAAAAAATAATTTCATTTAAATGAAATCTAATTTAGATAATACTATTTATATTTTATTTAAATGTTAAAAACTTAAATAAGTTTATATTAAGTTTTTATATTTAAATTACTATTTATTTAAATAAGTTTTTTCAATCCAATCTATCATCATTGATGCAATATTTATACCAGTAGCATTTTCTATTCCCTCTAAACCAGGCGAAGCATTAACTTCCATTACTAGAGGTCCACGATTAGCTCTAAGAATGTCTACTCCAGCAACTTCAAGTCCAATGATATTTGCAGCTTTTATTGCAAGATTACGTTCTTGTTTAGTAATAGATATTGATTTAGCTTTACCGCCACAATGCAAATTAGATCTAAAACTTCCTTTTTTTGCTTTTCTTTCAATTGATGCTACAACTTCATTACCAATTACTAAACAGCGAATATCTCGTCCTTTAGCTTCTTTAATAAATTCTTGGACTAAAATGTATGAATTTAATCTATGAAAAGCATCGATAATACTTTCTGCTGCCTTACTTGTTTCTGCTAGTACTACTCCTATGCCTTGACTACCTTCTATTAATTTTATTATTAAAGGTGCTCCTCCTACTATAGAAATAAGATCTTTGGTATCTTTAAAAGAAGAAGAAAAGCTAGTAATTGGCATATCAATACCTTGACTAGCTAATAGTTGTAGAGAGCATAATTTATCATGAGCACGAATAATAGCTATAGATTTATTTAATGTATAGGTTCCACATGTTTCAAAATACCGTAATGCCGTTGTACCACAAAAAGTATTAGTAGTACTAATCCGTGGTATAACCGCATCAAAATACCCAAGCTGCTTACCCTGGTATTGTAAAGTTGTAAGATGAGATTGTATATTGAAATAGCAATAATGTACATCTATGATCTGTACTTTATGGCCACGTTTCTTTGCAATATCATGTAACCGTTTACATGAGTAAAGAGATTTATCTCGAGAAAGGATGGCCATTTTCATTATAAAAATCCTTAATATCATTAATTATAATTAAATTATTTATAAAATATACAATTTTTTAATTGTATAAAACTGCTAAATTCACTTATTTTTTAATTATAAATATTATAATATTTTACTATTATATACTGTATATTTCTCAAAATAATAATTATGCTTTTATGAATTAAAATCGTTCATATACCTAATTTTAATATTTATACTATAAATCAAATTTATAGTATAATAATAAAGGAATAGGGTTTCCTATTATTTTAGCCTTTGGAAAAGTGATTTATTTTTTTTTTGCTATTTTAAATTAAATAATTATTTATAAAAAGTAAGATACCTTATCTTAAAGGTATTTTAAGACAATAATTATATTGTTAAAAAAGTAATTTTTATGCCAGACTATTAAAATAATAACATATTTGTTCATAATACTTATTTTTATATTTTTTGAAAATCAAAAAATATAAAAATTATGACTAGTATTTATAGTATGATTATTTTTTTCTTAAAACAAACATAAAAAAATTATTAATAAATTAAAAATATTAATTAAACTTTTTTTAAAAAAGATAAATATAAGAAGAATAAAATTCCTTTTATATTTCAAATAATTTTTTTTTAAAAAAACCTTAGTATCATTAAACTAACAATGAATTAAAAGTATATATTAATTTAATTAATAGATTATGAAATAATTGAATTTTTCTGGTTGATAAACTTTAAAGTCAAAAATTTTAATTTCATTAAAAATATTTAAAAATTCTAAATAAATTAAGATGTTTTTTTTATAAATTAAAAAAAATTATAGTTTTATATCTATATTCAAATTACTTAAAAATTTCCATGTCATTAAAAGTTAGATAAAAATTAGCATAATAATACTATATAATACTATTATATTTAAATTAATTAGAATCATTAGTAATTTACATATCGTGTATTCATTAACATAAGTATAATGTACCATTATATCTATCGATTAGAAAATGTAAAATACACATGCAATTTTTAACTACAAAATTAATTAGCTTTGAAGAAGCTCAACAAAAAATATATGAACAAATTCAACCTATTAATGATCATATAAAA includes:
- the rimK gene encoding 30S ribosomal protein S6--L-glutamate ligase, which codes for MKMAILSRDKSLYSCKRLHDIAKKRGHKVQIIDVHYCYFNIQSHLTTLQYQGKQLGYFDAVIPRISTTNTFCGTTALRYFETCGTYTLNKSIAIIRAHDKLCSLQLLASQGIDMPITSFSSSFKDTKDLISIVGGAPLIIKLIEGSQGIGVVLAETSKAAESIIDAFHRLNSYILVQEFIKEAKGRDIRCLVIGNEVVASIERKAKKGSFRSNLHCGGKAKSISITKQERNLAIKAANIIGLEVAGVDILRANRGPLVMEVNASPGLEGIENATGINIASMMIDWIEKTYLNK